The sequence TTGTGTTAGTAATGGAATGGAAGAGTGTTTGTGAGTTTTGTGTTTGAGAGGTGATGCAATTTGATTATAGATTTTCTCTCAGATTTGGTAAAATGTACAGaagtgtgagtgtatgtttgtTCATGCATTTCTGTGTCGTGAGGACTGTGGAGGATAGGCCTGTCACGATAAGTACTTTTCTTGGAcgatatattgtcccagaaataattgcgataaacaatagtcattttaagaccattttatgccactagtataatataataataataataataataataataataataataataataataatgcaagcACAATGAACGTTTAATTCTTAAGAATATTCAGACAttgtaatacaatattgtgaacTCTTTAGTTATTCATTGTCTGTGTTTTAGTCTGTTGTTATGGAAAAAGACTTGCCCATTCTAGTTAGAGTGTTACTTAAGTTCAAGTTCAGTTGTGCATTCgcgtcattttgtgcagaatcatgttttaatattaggtttatattgtgtatatgtcTGATATAATCTCATATGTTTATAGGATGCATTTGGGTGAGTTCATTAACCTgctagtaaagcgcttcagtttaccgctgttcattcactgttcagtTTCAGCTCACGCAGCTTCAGCGGCTCAATCCCCAGCATTATCCACTGTGACTGGATTATGTGAAACACTATTTGAAACTATTCTTTCTAgagttttcttcttttaaaaaaacattgtttattgATATCGTACCTGTcattttttcaacagtatgttttaattaaaatgagtgCTAGTGTTTGCTGCACGTCTTGCACagtttttgcatttaaatgtacatttttatctTAAAGTCGATGGATATTCGAAGTTCTGATTAGAATTTGAGAGGCCTAGAGCAGACGAGAGGACAGAAGCAGTGTAAATGACTAAAATGTTGGTGACATTtattcttatgtaaacaaacatgcatGTAAACACAGTGGGCAATATCGAGGTCAGCAAAAATGATTGAGGTCACATCCATATGTCGCACGATAAGTTGATAACGTAATTATCATGACAGGCCTAAGTTcagtatattaaaaaatattaaggTAGTTAGGGtcaaactgattttaaaaaacaaacttttatttgcattcacacagtaaatgttttgtgttttctgttccCTTCCATCACCAAATACAGCCACACTTGATACTGGGGACTGTAGAAGACTGAGTAAAAAGCCTGTCCTTACCAGCTCTCAGGTAATTTTCCAGCTATGTATGTTTAACGTACATTATGAGCATACATTATTAATACAGAATTTAAAGCTGTTTGAAATGTAAAACAATGAGATTCAGTATTGTGCAAAGAGATTGATTTGTGGGGGAACAAGTGTTCGATTTGAGGAGTCAGGCCACACCTCAAATCAATGAAGACTACAGTTGAATAGGCCACATTTTCTTTGATGAGCGCTGTGGGTAAAGAGGCCACTCCCACCTTGATAAGATCTACATGTTAATCGGCCACACCCACCTTGTGCAGCTGTACATGTTAAGAGGCAACGCCCACCTTGTAAAGCTCTACATGTTAAGAGGCCAAGCCCACCTTGTACAGCTGTACATGTAAAAAGGGCAAGCCCACCTATACATGTAAAGAGGCCACGCCTACCTTGTGCAGCTCTACATGTAAAGATGCCAAGCCCACCTCGTGCAGCTCTACATGTAAAGATGCCATGCCCACCTCATGTAGCTCTACACGTAAAGAGGCCACACCCATATCGTGCATCTCTACACGttaagaggccacacctacctTGTGCTGCTCTACACGTAAAGAGGCCAAGCCCACCCTGTGCAGCTCTACACGTAAAGAGGCCACGCCCACCCTGTGCAGCTCTACACGTAAAGAGGCCACGCCCACCCTGTGCAGCTCTACACGTAATGAGGCCGCACCCACCTTGTTGAGACCTACAGGTGAATAGCCACGCCCACCTTGAGACCTCCAGATGGAGGCCACGCCCACATTGTTGAGACCTACAGGTAAAGAGCCATGCCCACTTTGTTGAGAACTACAGGTAAAGagaccacacctctttcaccTGCTTGCAAGCTCTCCGTAAATGATTTACTTCACCAGTAATAATCTGCTTCATCGTTATGATTACAGTGCCTGTGTGCAGAATTACTATAGTATGAACTCTCTTTGAGGAATCTGCtattaactcacacacacacacacacacacacactgggtatAATTCAGCAGCCATGAGGAGCTGAATCTGATTCACTGAGCCTGGGTGTGTTTTTTAATGAGCTCTCAGCAGTGTTTTTAAGCTTAGTCAGGTGTTATGTAGGAAAATTGGCTTTGCCTCTGATGCACAGACGCCTTGCAAAAGCCCCTGCATCTCCGTAGGGCATTACCATGGCAACCTTGTCGTGGTTGACAGGAGGTCATCGGATCAAGGCTATAAGGCCGCTTCTTATTGaatttctcattctctctccatTTATCTTGATTCCTACTTTTCCTTTTACTGAAACTCTCATCTTGTGCTAAGTACACATGTCACCATGCTTGTGGTTGTGTTTGGAAATTCTGTGTTGTCTTGTATGTTAAACTGTGATAATCCATGTGGCAAATGATGCTAAATGCACATTTCTATAGCAGGTGCTGTGACTGATACAGTAAAGTGATATCTGTATTCTAATTTTGCATCAGTGTAATTGTAAATATGCCcttttgtgtaatgtttgtacTGAAGTTATCTTTCTTCAGCAATTAAAGGGGAAGTTCCGTAACCTTACTAGCACAAATTAGCACTATCATAGAAAAAGTGATAtgtacaggagagagagagagagagagagagagagtgatatgTAAGAAATGAAGCATGATGaggagtgctgttataggaaaatgagaaactggggtggtgtgatgcaaagttgatttattttgcaataacagcatgtcccaaagtgttttactcctctcaTGCCATAGTATTTTGCCAACTATTgccattttattaattaaaaaaatgatgttGCAACAATTTATTCGTTGATacttatagttacttttaacaTTGTGGAGGACATTGCAAAATAGTTTTGTTCCTCGCTTACCTTATAACAGATATTTACAGTCGTTGCCTCACTAGCCTTTCactttcctctctcttgaagttaataagattaAGAAGCTTGTTGTATTATTAGAAACTTCTTAAAATCCCTTCATTCTAAAGAGTTTCCTGTATTGCAAAATGTAGTTACAGTTTTCCATCTGTCCATCACAAAGCactgacagtggagactccttgcaaaaatcttaaataaatgtctcctcacagaaaccttgattacacacatttttaaaaaaaaaaacctaactgTTTATATGGCACCCTGTGTAAGTACTTGCTAttgaaatgataacatattacaagcacattaatataaaccttgcagctgaCACTACTATCTGAGCTGCTGGTACTGAAAATTAATCATTATTTGACctatcagaattgagaattcaacaccaCTGTAATATAAAGTGTTTCTGTATTAGTTCGACATCAAAATGGATATTAAGATCAAAATTGTCATGTCTGATAATCCCAATgaatcttatttttatttatttatttatttatttagataaaCAGACAGTATGCATTAATCAAcattcatgaatgtaaatatgcCTAACTAAATGTAAGTTGGACCGACGGCTAATTTCAATTGGTAGTCCCATTGCCAGATGTTATTAGgcataaaacaataatatatgaccaaaaatgtaGCGTTTTAATTTAAAGGAACTGTTCAGTACATATTCAGTTTCCCCACTTTCTTCTACCTTCTCCAGCAGAAGCTTGGGAAATGTGCTTCAGGCTCATCCTCTCCGTGTGAGAGTCCTCCGACCTCTCAGCCTCTGAAGGCTCTCAGGGGCCCACGTCCCTCTGTGGAAAACACTGTAGCAGCCACGAGTGCCATGAAGTCTGATAGTCTGGGCCCGACAGCTGCCACAAAAACCAAACCTGGCACCACTGACTCAAGCCGGGACAGGACCAGCAGCCCGGCTAAAAAGAAAACACCCTCCACCACTAAAACTGTGCTGAATGGCAGTGTTGGCCCCACAGTGCGGCGGGAAAACTCTACTGCTAATGGCACAACACAAGGCAAATCACTCCAGGAAAAAAGTGTGACACCACATGCCAGGCCCAAACCTGCCCCCACTGGGGTGACTGGGGCAGTGAGTAAAGCTAAAGCGAGCAAAACCACAGCATCAGGGAAGGACTCAACTCACGGCTCAACCTCCGACAGCCCTGGgaatgcccagtgttcccaaaCCACACTCTCTACATCAGGCAGCGTCTCACCAGAGAGCAGCGTTGGCAGTCCCCGGAACAACAGCAGCCAAGGTTTGACCATGATCACCTTCAGAGCTGATCCACTTTCTTCATGCCCTCTTTGATAGCATTTAGTCTGAGTGTTATCTCTAGGTACGTTTACATGTGCCCATTTCCGTCAGTTTGAATGAATTCAGTCTGATTCTGAAAGTGCCGTTTATATGTACCCTAAACATTTGAAATCCAATTCAAATATTCTTTTACATGTTGATTACatatattttgaacaaaacttCTGCGCAGAGTGTATGTTGTCGCGTTCCACTGCACTGCACATGTGCGTAGGGTATTTCTGAATCCAGTTGAAAAAATGGATAGGTTCAAGCATTTACATGGCTAATTTCTTCCTAATTACTGAATTATTTCAGATCTACACCACCCCTTTCAATCCGATCAAAATGTCATTCGGATTGAGCTCAATCGGATTGGTTGAGGTGTTTACAGAAAGCCTTTTCAATCTGATTGAGCTATCCATCCGATTTCTAATGGATTATTTGGTTGCAATAAAATGTACCTACTGTGGCCATTTCGGTCACCTGGCGTGTAAAGCTGTGGGCACAGGATGAAGTTCCAGTGTTAGTGAAGCAAGATAAAACTAATCATATATGATTTGCTAGATTTGAAATAGGGTTTTGAGTCTGACTGATATCAAACCTTTGTCACAAATACTGATATTAGGAAGCCACAAATTCAGACATCTTGATGGTATCCATCAGTATAATTTTATACTTATAATACtaattataattttatactGATAACTCATAATTTTCCCCTTATGCCAAATTTGGAAATACCAGGGTCAAAAAGCCATTTTTGGTGTTGGGACATGTTCGGTATCTAAAGTTAGCTCCTTTTAATTTTTCTATTGGAACTCCAAGGCTAATATACATACCAGTTTAGCACTGTGTAAACTTCATGCCAAAGAGtatgacagtgtgtgtgagcgtgtgtgtgctgtCTGTGTAAAGCTCAAAGACTTTTTACAGTCAAAACAATAGCTCAAACTTAGCCCAAAGCCTGAAAGCCAAAGCACACAGAAGTGTGACAGATAAATCCCTTGGTCCACATATTGTTCATTGCTTTTCGATTGATACGAGTCTCCTTCAGTGAAAAGAGCATTCCTCATGTCTCATCCTGCCAGAAATCAAAGCAAAAGCACGCAATGGAAAGATGTAGCACAAGGGACCATTAGAGAAAAGTAAAGCCATCAGCTTGCTGCCAATAATGATTTTTCAATGTGTCTGTTAATTAGTAATAATactaactaaataaatctatttttacTAGACAAGCACATTGTCTATTATAGATCAGCGTTTCCCACAGATCTGAAAAATCTTTTAATGCCATCATGTCCCATGTCCCCTGTTGACTGTACAAATTTTCTTTAATTGTTACCTGCAAATAAAATTTCATGtcctatttatatttacataatataattgtttctgcataaataaaCCCTTGGGTATTTGTATGTATTAGCAAGGTCTTACAGGCCCAATTTATGCATTCTCTTCCAAACTCAGTAAGTTGTTATGCTTTTCCAGCTCTCAGGTCAAAACCCCAAGCCATGTCAACAACAAGATCTCCTCTGACCAAGCCTGTCCAGAAACCAGAGAAGGCTAATAGGTGAGCTTGCAAATCAGAATACAACTTCATGGACTAGATTAGCAAACGGTTTTGTGTTGCTGTAGCTCAAATTATGACTGATATGTTCTGATTcagttactgtatatttttgaaCTTCAGTATGGATGCAAAAAGGTGTCTTAtagtacactatatgaccaaaaggtTGTgaacacctgtccatcacacccatatgtgctctTTTGAAGATCATGTCCCAGATTTAGATTTATGTTccaggctttccactagatttcggaAGCTGGCtggtggggatttgcccatttagCCACAAAAGCATTAATGTGAttgggcactgatgttgggtgaggaggcctggcatgcagtcagtgttccaggtGTTCCAGGTTATCCCAGAGGtattcagtggagttgaggtcagggccactttgtggtaacagtttgaggaaggccCACATGTGGGTGATGGTTAGGTTTTAGCCATATAGAGTATATACATGTTATTTGCTTGGAAATCTGCAAACACTTAATTGGAATTTTTCTTACTTGTGCAATAATGTCTTAATATTTGCTAGTTACTGAGTGcctctttctgtttatttcccaGTCCCATTAATAAAGGGAATAAACCCAAGAGCACAGCGAGCAGCAAAGCAGGTACGAGTGTGGGGGCTGCAGCTCGAACGGAGCCAAAGAGCAAAAGCACTGCTTCAGGCTCTTTAGAGAACAACGGTAAGAGAGACCCTAGCTTCAGATGCTCATATAGACGCAATAaattatgttaatacaaattgGATTATTACTAAATTATACTAGACGTGTATCTAAATGGGGAGTGCTTCCCCACTTTCGTCTTTGAGTCACCCTTTTAGCACTTACGTTGCTCTAACCAACCCCGGTTTATGTTATCCTTTGACTGTTCTTTTTAGCTAAATATATTGTACTTCATGAatcattaagtgtgtgtgtgtgtgtgtgtgtgtgtgtgtgtgtgtgtgtgtaatatatatatatatatatatatatatatatatatatatatatatatatatatatatatatatatatatatatatatatatatatatataatatatatataatatatatataattttttgtgtgtgtacagcttCACCACGATGTGGTTCAGTCGTGACCAACAGAAAGCCTACCTTTCCCAGGAAAGAGGATGAAAAAGATGGTTCCAAGCATTACACCACAAGGAAACCAACAAAACCAAGCACAGATTCAAAACCTAACACCAAACCAGCCAAACCCACCGTATCATCATCACCTAAATCATCTCCATCGACAACAAATAAAAGCGGACCCAATAGGAAAGTTCCAGAAACCCCAGCGGCGAAATCTTCTCCCAAGTCTGTGATGCCATCCAAACAGTCGTCACTTGCTGCCTCCAAAAAGCCATCTGCTGCAGAGAAGCATTCAGCATCTAACCCAAAACACTCAGTGGCCCCTCAGCAGCCAAACGTAACTACTAAGGAAGTGAGGACTCAGGAAGTGAGATCAACCCAAGACCAGAGCCCCAAAAATCCTGTATCAGCTGAAAGGAATTTGGATGTAAGCACTGAGCAGCGTTGTACTGTTCAGGATTCTGTACCCAAAGCAGCTATGGTAGCCTCCACTGAGTCTTTTGTTGCTAAGAAAAACATCAGCCCACCTGTTGAAGGCAGCAGTTTAGACAAGAAACGCACTACAGAACAGAAAGCACTACAAAGCCATACCATTCATACCTCCCAGAATCACTCCAGAGAGGCAGACTTTCCCCCTGACACACCATGCAGCCTGGGGAGCACAGACACCCCCCTGGAGGACTCATGGAGTGGGATCCACCCTCAAGTCAGTCCTGAATCGGAGACGGCCAGTGCCACTACGTCCTCAGACGACATCAAGCCGCGATCGGAAGATTATGACGCTGGTGGTTCGCAGGATGACGACTGCTGCTCACACGAGCGCGGTGCAACGAAATGTGGGACGATGCGATGCCCTGACTTTTTGGGCCGCAGCAGCAGTGACACCAGCACTCCAGAGGAGCTGAAGATATACGAGGGTGCGGCCGGGCTGCGAGTAGAGGTGCGGCTCAGGGGCCGCGAAGCAGAGACTACGAGCGAAGAAGAGGTGGGCCGTCGGCGGCCCCCATCCTGGATAAGACGTGATGAAGTACCTGTGAAGGATGAGCCGTGCAAGATGGACGACGATTTAACAAACATGAAGAGTGTGCCAGAACACCAGCACCTCTCTTctgaagaagacgaagaagaggaggaggaggaagattcTGAAGAAGAACGGTCCGAAGTAGAAGTTTTGCCTGGTGGCATTGCACCTCCTCACCCAGAACCGTCTCCACAGTACCAGGGTATTGTCAACCCGGCATTCGAAGACGCAGCTGACCAAGAGAACGAGCACGAATACCAACCTACTTCTGGTTTCCATCGCTCAGTTCTGCTCTCGGTGGATGAGTGTGAGGAGCTGGGATCTGAAGAAGTGGGAAATGGTGATGTCTTTGAAATTGATGTGCCTCAAAACACCCAGGCTAAATCCTGTTCCCAGAAGTCCACCCGCACAACAAAGGACAACCTTCAGAATCCAGACCTTAAATCCCTGGTGTTCCATACCGAGGTCCATGAATCTCCAGTCCAGGATGTATGTGAGCTTAAACAGTCAGGCCCTTCTCAGCTAGACACAGACTTAAATGAAGTCCCTCCTCAGGAACGACCCAGTCACCTGGACCTACGACTGGCCGAGCAGTACAGCAGCTCGCAGTCTAAGCAtgcagagagcaagagagcagAATTATGGCTAGACATACCTGAAGCTCAGGTGACTACAAGCTCACCTGCACACCCTGCCCAGTCCCCAGCAGGTAATGTATAATATTGGCGCCACAGACCCCCTCCAAAGATGCCAGCTTGTTAATTCACCCACAGTTCCAGTGTTTACCAGCACTACACCACCTCCTTAGCAAATCCAACATTCCAGAGTTCATTTCAGCCCCATGAAATTAAATCTATAAAATCTTCTATAAAAATCTTTCTTCCGTGTTAGAGTTTCAAACCAAAAGAGTGCTGCATTTGCTAGAATAttcctgccccccccccccccccccccccttatttcTTTTCACCAATCAGTCAGGATCTCTTCCAGTAATTATCCAACACTCATCTTGATGGCTAAACTACCTGCACACTGAGGCACTGTGTCGTTAATAAGTTTACAAACCATAAAGATGAAAAGCAGTCGTGTGTAAGACACGATCCGTGGAATGAGATCACGTGTGAGCTAAAGTAGCCGTACAAAATGCACTTTGACACAAGGTCTTGCCTGTAACGAATGCAAttctttaccttttttttttttttttgatacatGAAACGTATAcacttttttcaaattttattttattaatttaatttttttaaagaaaaaaaacaaccacttGATTGTTACatgttaatgaaaaacacaagcaCTCTGACTTGATTTACGACATGACTCACGGCTCAGCCAAAGCTGACCTCGTTCAGTAACTTCCTTCCTATAATCATTGGAAACTATCAAACTAGCCAAGGCAGCCACATTAGTCTGAAGGCAGTGAGTAAAAGGTACCAATGTGTGAtccatcatttctttttttttttttttttttttttctttttttttaaattattatttctttattttagttttatttattttagcttgGGATTAGCATGA comes from Ictalurus punctatus breed USDA103 chromosome 11, Coco_2.0, whole genome shotgun sequence and encodes:
- the btbd8 gene encoding BTB/POZ domain-containing protein 8 isoform X3, coding for MLTEECQAAVMLSTETVRELQTKERKHKSNLSKQLASALSSDLNRLLQEEQETDVSVCVSSGFRLRAHKAVLLARAPHLLQGTAPNASIINLQGTEPTALKELIRRVYTDDKCLGKGSAASAGLHGLSLLSNGAVVEEDVEFHASADPESVRLEPASGLGADLLALYERGESCDISIQVGDRVFSAHRAILCARSQYFRAMLCGSWMESSRQCITLQGLGPDEMEVLLHFMYGAILDLPPGSNVSQVVLAADMLGLEGLKDVGEMVLTRDYCRFFPKPVEGVQRSILECLAISHSIGLHNLYSSCVRWVAEHFVKCWSERSFSILPPELQRDCLDTIIKSMTVQTSMSVLCGTEQLIGSLPEVKWAKQVACLATELQGHCLHTIVAHLPRVIHTTAFHSLRRREEFTHDPTLLKKVCVAVREAVTVENCCELFSAVDQLSGQSDTDILTTQSATQGLENIEPFRREVCLLRARLWTFLLQSFFAVRHTRGWETLHPRHRERILTATLDTGDCRRLSKKPVLTSSQQKLGKCASGSSSPCESPPTSQPLKALRGPRPSVENTVAATSAMKSDSLGPTAATKTKPGTTDSSRDRTSSPAKKKTPSTTKTVLNGSVGPTVRRENSTANGTTQGKSLQEKSVTPHARPKPAPTGVTGAVSKAKASKTTASGKDSTHGSTSDSPGNAQCSQTTLSTSGSVSPESSVGSPRNNSSQALRSKPQAMSTTRSPLTKPVQKPEKANSPINKGNKPKSTASSKAGTSVGAAARTEPKSKSTASGSLENNASPRCGSVVTNRKPTFPRKEDEKDGSKHYTTRKPTKPSTDSKPNTKPAKPTVSSSPKSSPSTTNKSGPNRKVPETPAAKSSPKSVMPSKQSSLAASKKPSAAEKHSASNPKHSVAPQQPNVTTKEVRTQEVRSTQDQSPKNPVSAERNLDVSTEQRCTVQDSVPKAAMVASTESFVAKKNISPPVEGSSLDKKRTTEQKALQSHTIHTSQNHSREADFPPDTPCSLGSTDTPLEDSWSGIHPQVSPESETASATTSSDDIKPRSEDYDAGGSQDDDCCSHERGATKCGTMRCPDFLGRSSSDTSTPEELKIYEGAAGLRVEVRLRGREAETTSEEEVGRRRPPSWIRRDEVPVKDEPCKMDDDLTNMKSVPEHQHLSSEEDEEEEEEEDSEEERSEVEVLPGGIAPPHPEPSPQYQGIVNPAFEDAADQENEHEYQPTSGFHRSVLLSVDECEELGSEEVGNGDVFEIDVPQNTQAKSCSQKSTRTTKDNLQNPDLKSLVFHTEVHESPVQDVCELKQSGPSQLDTDLNEVPPQERPSHLDLRLAEQYSSSQSKHAESKRAELWLDIPEAQGTLRVVTDRIKAAHMTGAHLKSCPPFTRWM
- the btbd8 gene encoding BTB/POZ domain-containing protein 8 isoform X2, coding for MLTEECQAAVMLSTETVRELQTKERKHKSNLSKQLASALSSDLNRLLQEEQETDVSVCVSSGFRLRAHKAVLLARAPHLLQGTAPNASIINLQGTEPTALKELIRRVYTDDKCLGKGSAASAGLHGLSLLSNGAVVEEDVEFHASADPESVRLEPASGLGADLLALYERGESCDISIQVGDRVFSAHRAILCARSQYFRAMLCGSWMESSRQCITLQGLGPDEMEVLLHFMYGAILDLPPGSNVSQVVLAADMLGLEGLKDVGEMVLTRDYCRFFPKPVEGVQRSILECLAISHSIGLHNLYSSCVRWVAEHFVKCWSERSFSILPPELQRDCLDTIIKSMTVQTSMSVLCGTEQLIGSLPEVKWAKQVACLATELQGHCLHTIVAHLPRVIHTTAFHSLRRREEFTHDPTLLKKVCVAVREAVTVENCCELFSAVDQLSGQSDTDILTTQSATQGLENIEPFRREVCLLRARLWTFLLQSFFAVRHTRGWETLHPRHRERILTATLDTGDCRRLSKKPVLTSSQKLGKCASGSSSPCESPPTSQPLKALRGPRPSVENTVAATSAMKSDSLGPTAATKTKPGTTDSSRDRTSSPAKKKTPSTTKTVLNGSVGPTVRRENSTANGTTQGKSLQEKSVTPHARPKPAPTGVTGAVSKAKASKTTASGKDSTHGSTSDSPGNAQCSQTTLSTSGSVSPESSVGSPRNNSSQALRSKPQAMSTTRSPLTKPVQKPEKANSPINKGNKPKSTASSKAGTSVGAAARTEPKSKSTASGSLENNASPRCGSVVTNRKPTFPRKEDEKDGSKHYTTRKPTKPSTDSKPNTKPAKPTVSSSPKSSPSTTNKSGPNRKVPETPAAKSSPKSVMPSKQSSLAASKKPSAAEKHSASNPKHSVAPQQPNVTTKEVRTQEVRSTQDQSPKNPVSAERNLDVSTEQRCTVQDSVPKAAMVASTESFVAKKNISPPVEGSSLDKKRTTEQKALQSHTIHTSQNHSREADFPPDTPCSLGSTDTPLEDSWSGIHPQVSPESETASATTSSDDIKPRSEDYDAGGSQDDDCCSHERGATKCGTMRCPDFLGRSSSDTSTPEELKIYEGAAGLRVEVRLRGREAETTSEEEVGRRRPPSWIRRDEVPVKDEPCKMDDDLTNMKSVPEHQHLSSEEDEEEEEEEDSEEERSEVEVLPGGIAPPHPEPSPQYQGIVNPAFEDAADQENEHEYQPTSGFHRSVLLSVDECEELGSEEVGNGDVFEIDVPQNTQAKSCSQKSTRTTKDNLQNPDLKSLVFHTEVHESPVQDVCELKQSGPSQLDTDLNEVPPQERPSHLDLRLAEQYSSSQSKHAESKRAELWLDIPEAQVTTSSPAHPAQSPAGDFEGCDRSDQSCTHDRRPSKVLSPIYEMDVGEAFEQSLDTNRTKEGPQDETHKDEEGTEKKKENNEEEDENTKFAERDWSLLRQLLCEQESSLGVINPVPEDLNLAQYLIKQTLSLSRDCVNEQTFAHHEKDIQGFKRWAELISPMEDSTTSITVTSFSPEDAASPQGEWTIVELETHH
- the btbd8 gene encoding BTB/POZ domain-containing protein 8 isoform X1 encodes the protein MLTEECQAAVMLSTETVRELQTKERKHKSNLSKQLASALSSDLNRLLQEEQETDVSVCVSSGFRLRAHKAVLLARAPHLLQGTAPNASIINLQGTEPTALKELIRRVYTDDKCLGKGSAASAGLHGLSLLSNGAVVEEDVEFHASADPESVRLEPASGLGADLLALYERGESCDISIQVGDRVFSAHRAILCARSQYFRAMLCGSWMESSRQCITLQGLGPDEMEVLLHFMYGAILDLPPGSNVSQVVLAADMLGLEGLKDVGEMVLTRDYCRFFPKPVEGVQRSILECLAISHSIGLHNLYSSCVRWVAEHFVKCWSERSFSILPPELQRDCLDTIIKSMTVQTSMSVLCGTEQLIGSLPEVKWAKQVACLATELQGHCLHTIVAHLPRVIHTTAFHSLRRREEFTHDPTLLKKVCVAVREAVTVENCCELFSAVDQLSGQSDTDILTTQSATQGLENIEPFRREVCLLRARLWTFLLQSFFAVRHTRGWETLHPRHRERILTATLDTGDCRRLSKKPVLTSSQQKLGKCASGSSSPCESPPTSQPLKALRGPRPSVENTVAATSAMKSDSLGPTAATKTKPGTTDSSRDRTSSPAKKKTPSTTKTVLNGSVGPTVRRENSTANGTTQGKSLQEKSVTPHARPKPAPTGVTGAVSKAKASKTTASGKDSTHGSTSDSPGNAQCSQTTLSTSGSVSPESSVGSPRNNSSQALRSKPQAMSTTRSPLTKPVQKPEKANSPINKGNKPKSTASSKAGTSVGAAARTEPKSKSTASGSLENNASPRCGSVVTNRKPTFPRKEDEKDGSKHYTTRKPTKPSTDSKPNTKPAKPTVSSSPKSSPSTTNKSGPNRKVPETPAAKSSPKSVMPSKQSSLAASKKPSAAEKHSASNPKHSVAPQQPNVTTKEVRTQEVRSTQDQSPKNPVSAERNLDVSTEQRCTVQDSVPKAAMVASTESFVAKKNISPPVEGSSLDKKRTTEQKALQSHTIHTSQNHSREADFPPDTPCSLGSTDTPLEDSWSGIHPQVSPESETASATTSSDDIKPRSEDYDAGGSQDDDCCSHERGATKCGTMRCPDFLGRSSSDTSTPEELKIYEGAAGLRVEVRLRGREAETTSEEEVGRRRPPSWIRRDEVPVKDEPCKMDDDLTNMKSVPEHQHLSSEEDEEEEEEEDSEEERSEVEVLPGGIAPPHPEPSPQYQGIVNPAFEDAADQENEHEYQPTSGFHRSVLLSVDECEELGSEEVGNGDVFEIDVPQNTQAKSCSQKSTRTTKDNLQNPDLKSLVFHTEVHESPVQDVCELKQSGPSQLDTDLNEVPPQERPSHLDLRLAEQYSSSQSKHAESKRAELWLDIPEAQVTTSSPAHPAQSPAGDFEGCDRSDQSCTHDRRPSKVLSPIYEMDVGEAFEQSLDTNRTKEGPQDETHKDEEGTEKKKENNEEEDENTKFAERDWSLLRQLLCEQESSLGVINPVPEDLNLAQYLIKQTLSLSRDCVNEQTFAHHEKDIQGFKRWAELISPMEDSTTSITVTSFSPEDAASPQGEWTIVELETHH